In a single window of the Neodiprion virginianus isolate iyNeoVirg1 chromosome 1, iyNeoVirg1.1, whole genome shotgun sequence genome:
- the LOC124306628 gene encoding NADPH-dependent diflavin oxidoreductase 1 isoform X1 — MTSKILILYGSETGTAQDVAEQIWRDAKRVGADCSVISMDDYDIKNLISERIVIFVVATAGQGDPPTNMKKFWRFLLRKNLLANSLHNMYYGVLGLGDSSYVKYNFAAKKLSKRLAQLGGTEILSIGLADDQHDLGIDAVTVPWIEQLWTNLSTLFDIPTRIPMSDKNNIITKFNVSLIDNCSSVTAEDAYSRNDIYRHELYMNHDTIKVGRVIETTRMTSIDHFQDVRLLKFHVENAKYEPGDVVYLRPKNSAEKVQQFFDVLKNNGVFLHQNIIVIVSPSEIQIPNILKQKLTLGQIVEQYWDLNYKPRKYAMEILSLITESELEKEKLIEFTTPNGQEELYNYVNRPRRNIVEVLNDFPNATKNLNIQLLFEIMSPIKPRAFSIASSLKHMPNEIDILVAVVQYKTKLAEPRLGLCSNWLASLNLGDETTLWVQRGTFNFNYSKPAILIGPGTGIAPFRAFLLEKRIMKNDLSDCLLFFGCRNQLKDYHCKKDFELMIENNKLKMFCAFSRDHDHKIYVQHKIREHRNIFWQFLANGANIYLAGSSKNMPGNVREEIVSLVKKFGELTDADAECYVSKLEKTGRYQTETWS, encoded by the exons ATGAcatcgaaaattttaatattatatggAAGTGAAACTGGAACGGCTCAGGACGTGGCAGAACAAATTTGGAGAGATGCCAAAAG AGTTGGTGCGGACTGTTCTGTCATTTCAATGGACGattatgatataaaaaatttgatttccgAACGAATAGTTATATTCGTTGTTGCCACAGCTGGTCAAGGTGACCCACCTAcaaacatgaaaaaattttggcgCTTTTTATTGCGGAAAAACTTACTGGCAAACTCGCTGCACAATATGTATTATGGAGTACTAGGACTGGGAGATAGTTCCTATGTCAAGTACAACTTTGCTGcgaaaaaattaagtaaaagaCTAGCTCAGTTAGGTGGAACAGAGATTCTATCCATTGGATTGGCCGATGATCAACACGATCTTGGTATTGATGCTGTCACAGTACCATGGATTGAACAATTATGGACTAATTTATCTACATTATTTGATATTCCTACAAGAATCCCAATgagtgataaaaataacatcATCACCAAATTTAATGTCTCTCTCATTGATAATTGCAGCTCTGTTACTGCAGAAGATGCATATTCACGCAACGATATATATAGACATGAATTATATATGAATCATGATACCATCAAAGTCGGCAGAGTTATTGAAACGACTAGAATGACTTCAATCGATCATTTTCAGGATGTTAGATTGCTGAAATTTCATGTCGAAAATGCCAAGTATGAGCCTGGGGATGTTGTTTACCTGAGGCCAAAGAATTCTGCTGAAAAAGTACAACAGTTTTTTGatgtgttaaaaaataatggagTTTTTTTACATCAGAATATAATTGTCATTGTAAGTCCttcagaaattcaaattcctaATATATTGAAGCAGAAATTAACTCTGggacaaattgtggaacaATATTGggatttgaattataagcCAAGAAAATATGCAATGGAGATCTTGAGTCTAATAACTGAAAGTGAGTTAGAAAAGGAGAAATTAATAGAATTCACCACACCCAATGGGCAAGAAGAATTATACAATTATGTTAATAGGCCTAgacgaaatattgttgaagTTCTAAATGATTTTCCAAATGCCACAaagaatttaaatattcaattattattcgagATTATGAGCCCAATAAAACCAAGAGCATTCAGCATTGCATCTAGCTTGAAACATATGCCAAATGAAATCGATATTTTAGTCGCTGTTGTGCAGTACAAAACAAAACTTGCCGAGCCTAGACTGGGTTTGTGCTCAAATTGGCTTGCCAGTTTGAACCTAGGAGACGAAACGACGCTTTGGGTTCAAAGAGGAACTTTTAACTTCAATTACTCTAAACCGGCCATTTTGATTGGACCTGGCACTGGTATTGCACCATTCAGAGCATTTCTattagaaaaaagaataatgaaaaacgaCTTATCGGATTGTCTGCTTTTTTTTGGATGCAGGAATCAACTTAAGGATTATCATTGTAAGAAAGATTTCGAATTGATGATAGAAAATAACAAGTTGAAAATGTTTTGTGCCTTCTCAAGGGATCATGATCACAAAAT ATATGTCCAGCACAAAATACGCGAGCATAGGAATATTTTTTGGCAATTTCTTGCAAACGGggcaaatatttatttagcTGGTAGCTCGAAGAATATGCCAGGCAATGTTAGAGAAGAAATTGTCTCactggtgaaaaaattcggtGAATTAACAGATGCTGATGCTGAATGTTATGTTAGTAAATTGGAGAAAACTGGACGCTATCAAACAGAGACTTGGAGCTAG
- the LOC124306628 gene encoding NADPH-dependent diflavin oxidoreductase 1 isoform X2, which produces MDDYDIKNLISERIVIFVVATAGQGDPPTNMKKFWRFLLRKNLLANSLHNMYYGVLGLGDSSYVKYNFAAKKLSKRLAQLGGTEILSIGLADDQHDLGIDAVTVPWIEQLWTNLSTLFDIPTRIPMSDKNNIITKFNVSLIDNCSSVTAEDAYSRNDIYRHELYMNHDTIKVGRVIETTRMTSIDHFQDVRLLKFHVENAKYEPGDVVYLRPKNSAEKVQQFFDVLKNNGVFLHQNIIVIVSPSEIQIPNILKQKLTLGQIVEQYWDLNYKPRKYAMEILSLITESELEKEKLIEFTTPNGQEELYNYVNRPRRNIVEVLNDFPNATKNLNIQLLFEIMSPIKPRAFSIASSLKHMPNEIDILVAVVQYKTKLAEPRLGLCSNWLASLNLGDETTLWVQRGTFNFNYSKPAILIGPGTGIAPFRAFLLEKRIMKNDLSDCLLFFGCRNQLKDYHCKKDFELMIENNKLKMFCAFSRDHDHKIYVQHKIREHRNIFWQFLANGANIYLAGSSKNMPGNVREEIVSLVKKFGELTDADAECYVSKLEKTGRYQTETWS; this is translated from the exons ATGGACGattatgatataaaaaatttgatttccgAACGAATAGTTATATTCGTTGTTGCCACAGCTGGTCAAGGTGACCCACCTAcaaacatgaaaaaattttggcgCTTTTTATTGCGGAAAAACTTACTGGCAAACTCGCTGCACAATATGTATTATGGAGTACTAGGACTGGGAGATAGTTCCTATGTCAAGTACAACTTTGCTGcgaaaaaattaagtaaaagaCTAGCTCAGTTAGGTGGAACAGAGATTCTATCCATTGGATTGGCCGATGATCAACACGATCTTGGTATTGATGCTGTCACAGTACCATGGATTGAACAATTATGGACTAATTTATCTACATTATTTGATATTCCTACAAGAATCCCAATgagtgataaaaataacatcATCACCAAATTTAATGTCTCTCTCATTGATAATTGCAGCTCTGTTACTGCAGAAGATGCATATTCACGCAACGATATATATAGACATGAATTATATATGAATCATGATACCATCAAAGTCGGCAGAGTTATTGAAACGACTAGAATGACTTCAATCGATCATTTTCAGGATGTTAGATTGCTGAAATTTCATGTCGAAAATGCCAAGTATGAGCCTGGGGATGTTGTTTACCTGAGGCCAAAGAATTCTGCTGAAAAAGTACAACAGTTTTTTGatgtgttaaaaaataatggagTTTTTTTACATCAGAATATAATTGTCATTGTAAGTCCttcagaaattcaaattcctaATATATTGAAGCAGAAATTAACTCTGggacaaattgtggaacaATATTGggatttgaattataagcCAAGAAAATATGCAATGGAGATCTTGAGTCTAATAACTGAAAGTGAGTTAGAAAAGGAGAAATTAATAGAATTCACCACACCCAATGGGCAAGAAGAATTATACAATTATGTTAATAGGCCTAgacgaaatattgttgaagTTCTAAATGATTTTCCAAATGCCACAaagaatttaaatattcaattattattcgagATTATGAGCCCAATAAAACCAAGAGCATTCAGCATTGCATCTAGCTTGAAACATATGCCAAATGAAATCGATATTTTAGTCGCTGTTGTGCAGTACAAAACAAAACTTGCCGAGCCTAGACTGGGTTTGTGCTCAAATTGGCTTGCCAGTTTGAACCTAGGAGACGAAACGACGCTTTGGGTTCAAAGAGGAACTTTTAACTTCAATTACTCTAAACCGGCCATTTTGATTGGACCTGGCACTGGTATTGCACCATTCAGAGCATTTCTattagaaaaaagaataatgaaaaacgaCTTATCGGATTGTCTGCTTTTTTTTGGATGCAGGAATCAACTTAAGGATTATCATTGTAAGAAAGATTTCGAATTGATGATAGAAAATAACAAGTTGAAAATGTTTTGTGCCTTCTCAAGGGATCATGATCACAAAAT ATATGTCCAGCACAAAATACGCGAGCATAGGAATATTTTTTGGCAATTTCTTGCAAACGGggcaaatatttatttagcTGGTAGCTCGAAGAATATGCCAGGCAATGTTAGAGAAGAAATTGTCTCactggtgaaaaaattcggtGAATTAACAGATGCTGATGCTGAATGTTATGTTAGTAAATTGGAGAAAACTGGACGCTATCAAACAGAGACTTGGAGCTAG